The following is a genomic window from Bacteroidota bacterium.
TACTATGATTCTAACAAAGTTTATATTGGAAATAATCCTGATTCAATGAAATTGACTTTTGATTTCAATTTAGCAAAAGGAGATTCTTTTATTTTTTATACGAAATACTGCTTATCCCAACCATCATATAAATGTGCAATTGACAGCGTTGATACTATTACATTAGGGAGCAAGCAAAGGAAAAGAATTTTTTTTAGTGCTTTTTATAATAATGTACAGCCGCATATTACTTGGGTTGAAGGCGTAGGAGATATGAGATATGGATGGTACACTGATTATGGCTGCCTTACATATTTAGTAGGGTTTGGCGACTCCTTTTATTTAGATTGTTTCACGGATAATACTCAAACAACATTTGGGACTTGTTCTTATGGAAGTTGCTCAGCAGGAGTTGAAGAGAGCAATTTAAATAGAGAATTAAGAATTTTTCCCAATCCATCAAATGGCATTTTTGTAATTCAAAAAGGATGGAAAGAAATAAATACTATTAAAGTTTTTAATCTACTTGGAGAAAGGATATACTTTGCAAGTATTAATTCTGAAACAACTACAATTGACTTAAGTAATCAGAAAGACGGAATTTATTTTGTACAAATAAAAACTGAAGACGGAACTGCAAGCAAAAAAATAATCATCCAGCATTAAATGAAAAAGGTATTTTCTTCTTACCTCTTGCTTGTCAATTCTTACATGTGCTTTGCACAAATTACTTTTCAGAAGACATTTGGTGGAACAGATAGTGATGTTGGGCGCTCTGTTGTGCAAACCAGCGATGGTGGATTTATAGTGACAGGATATACTTGGGGTTTTGGCAATGGTGGTATTGATGTCTATTTAATCAGGGCTGATTCAAATGGCAATACACTTTGGACAAAAACTTATGGAGGAACAAGTGACGATGTGGGTTATTCTGTTGAACAAACAGCTGATGGAGGATTTATTGTATCAGGATTTACGGAGAGTTTTGGCAATGGCAATAGAGACGTTTATCTAATCAGGACTGATGCAAACGGGAACATGCTTTGGACAAAAACCTTTGGAGGAACACTTGATGAAGAAGGTTATTCCGTTCGGCAGACCAATGGAGGGGGGTTTATTGTTACGGGATATACAGATAGTTTTGGCGGTTCTTTTTATCAAGTATATTTAGTAAATACTGATGCAAACGGGAACATACTTTGGACAAGCACCTATGGTGACGGCAACGGTTATTCAGTACAACAAACCAGCGATGGAGGTTTTATTGCTACAGGGTATACCGGCAATGTTGTTTATTTAATCAGGACTGATGCTACCGGAAATCAACTTTGGACCAAAACATTTGGAGGACCTACATGGGTAAATGCTGAAGGCAATATGGTTAAGCAGACGAGCGATGGGGGATTTATTATAGTAGGATACAGAGATACTGTAACCGTGCCAAATTATATAGATCATGTAGATGTTTATTTAATCAGGACTGATGCAAATGGCAACGCACTCTGGGCAAAAACCTTTGGTGGATTAGGCAATGAATTTGGCTATTCCGTTGAGGAGGTAAACGATGGTGGATTTGTTGTGGCAGGTCGTACCTGGAGTTTTGGATTTGGCGGTTGGGATGTATATTTATTTAAAACCGATGCTAACGGTAGTAATCTTTGGTCAAAAACATTTGGAGGAACAAGTGATGATTTTTGTTATTCTGCTCAGCAAACCAGTGATGGAGGTTATGTTTTAACAGGGTTTACAGAAAATTTTGGTTCTGGGTTAACTGATGTTTATTTAATCAAAACCGATTCTAACGGAAACTCTTATTGCAATGAAACTTCACCAAATACTATTGTAGTCATTCCTGTAACTACTGTAAGTGCTGGCAGTACGCAAACAAATGTTTCCACAATTGTAACCTCACCTGCAACTATTGTTAGTACGGGCGGAGTCGAATCTTCGCTTTGTTCAAATGCGGGTATTGGAACTGATTATTCAATAAATGCTGACCTAAACATATATCCTAATCCCGTGCAAAATAAGTTTTATTTAGAGACAACATCAAAAAACAAAGATGAAATTGAAATCAATTTAGTTGATGTTTACGGAACGCAAGCAATTGAAAATGTAAAAAGCAACAATCAGTTAACGCAAATAACTGTGAGCGGTTTAAGTGATGGAATTTATTTCGTCAGAGTAAAAACAGAGCAGGGAACTGCAACAAAAAAAATAATCATCCAGCATTAAATGAAAAAGGTATTTGTATTAATTGCCTACTGCCTACTGCCCACTGCCTACTGCTGTTATAGCCAAATGCAGCCCGCTGATTCTTTGCCGGGGACTTATGCCGGAGAATTATGGTTGGCTAATCCTTCAACAAACCCGTGGTCAATTACTAATGATACTCTTTTTGTTAATGTATTGCTGAATGAAGGATTCAGCATTGATAATAATTCAACCGTGTTGATTGACGTGCAGGACTGCCCTTTAAATCCCTTCTTCTATACAGGCACTGCTCCGCCACAACCCGCGCCTGCTTCTTATGTTCCTAAAAACACTCCTATTCCTACTCAATAAAATTATTTTCTTCAACTGTCCACCATAGGTGGCTCCGCCTGCTCAATAGTAAATAAAAATAGATGTGAGCTATTTGAGAGAGGGAATTATTACAAAGAAGATTATTATTCAACGATAGTGCTCAACAGCGAAAGTTATCATTTTGCGAATCAAGATTTCCTATTTTCCCTGAATTAGATTTCTAAGTTTTGAACCAGGTAAATTTGCTTTTCGGTTTTTGAACCCTTTCCTTTACACTACAAATTTTAAACACCACTGACATGAAACAAGCATTACTCTTCTTACTGGCACTGCCAATTCTCGCTTTTTCAGAAAACAAAATTTCTTCTCCGGAAAACTACAGCGCTTATTTTGAAAAAGCGTACCAGCAGTATCCTTCCATTCCGCGCGGAGTGCTGGAAGCGGTGGCATACACGAACACGCATATTCAGAACATCACGCATAACCCGGGCGATGCGGAGAGTTGCGCGGGGCTTCCTTATTATTATGGCGTGATGGGACTGGTGAAAGACGGGAAAAATGTTTTCAGAAACAATCTGGTAACTGTTTCGCAGATGTCGGGCATTGCAGTGAACGATATGCTGAATGACGCGGAAAAAAATATTCTCGCCTATGCAGCGGCTTATGCGCAGGCGCAGAACAACTTTTCACCCAACGGCAATCTTCCCAATGGAAAATCAACAGTGGAATCACAACTTCCGGTGATTATTTATTTAAGTGAACTTCCGAACAGCGGTTCTTTGCAGGATAATTTTACGATGAATACTAATTTATATTCCGTTTTGAATTTTCTCAATGATAAAAATAATTCGAAGCAATATAATTTTCCGCAGTACAGCATCAATCTTGAAAAAGTTTTCGGCAAAGAAAATTACAAAGTGCTTTCTTCCTCTCATATAAAAGCAAGCGATTATAAAATAACCAATGAAAACGGAAATGAATATGAATATGATAATTCTATTCCGCAGAATAATTTGAAAAATGATTTGCCGGTAACCCAATCCACCGATTATGCTCCTGCCATCTGGAATGCGGCTGCAAGCTGCAATTATACGGTGGGAAGAAGTGTTGCAATTTCTGCCGTAGTTATTCACGACACGGAGGGAAGTTACGCAGGCGCGATTGCCTGGTTTCAGGATTGCTCGTCCTCTGTTTCTGCGCATTATGTGCTGCGCTCTTCCGATGGGCAGGTAACGCAAATGGTGCTGGAAAAAAATAAGGCGTGGCACGTGGGAACAGAAAATGGTTACACCATCGGAATTGAACACGAGGGCTACCAGGCGAAAACCGGCTGGTACACCACTGCCATGTATAATTCTTCCGCCAATCTTGTAAAAGATATTTGCAACAGCGGCTATGGAATCAATCCCGCCACTTGCTGGAACGGTCCTTCCTGCAATGGAATCTGCCTCCTCTCCACTTCTTACAGAATAAAAGGCCATCAGCATTATCCCAATTCCAACCACGATGACCCGGGACCAAACTGGAACTGGTATACGTATTATAATTTGCTGAACGGTTCTTCGCCTCCGCCCTCTACTGCTCCCGCGAATGATAATTGTTCCGCAGCGCAAACGCTTACTCCGGGCACAACTTGCGTCAGCACTTCGGGCGATGTATCAGGCGCAACGCAGAGCGGACTTTCAAAAGCAAGTTGCGATGTTTACTCTGGAACTCCCGCGCTGAAAGATGTGTGGTATAAATTTACCGCCACTGCAACTACGCACACGATAACATTAACTCCCTCATCAGGAATGGATGGCGTTCTTTCTTTATATACTTCCTGCAGCGGAAATCAAATCGGATGTTCAGATAATGGCGGTGGTCCCGGTGGAACGGAAAAAATTTCTGCAAGTGCATTAACGGTTGGCTCCACCTATTTCATCCGCGTGTATAGTTATGGTTCATCCACGCCTTCCACTACCACATTTAATATCTGCATAACTGCTCCGCCTGCATCCACTGCTCCTTCGAATGATAATTGTTCGAATGCCATTGCGCTCACGCCCAACACCAGTTGTGTTTCCACTTCGGGAACGCTTGCAAATGCAACCGTGAGCGGGCTTTCAAAAGCAAGTTGCGATGCTTCCAGTTATTCTTCGCTGAAAGATGTTTGGTATAAATTCACCGCCACAGCAACTACGCATACAATTACCTGCACTCCTTCCTCCGGCTTGGACGCGGTTTTGTCTTTATATACTTCCTGCAGCGGAAGCCAAATCGGATGTTCGGATAACGGAGGCGGTCCCGGTGGAACGGAAAAAATTTCTGCAAGCGGATTAACGGTTGGCTCTGCTTATTATATCCGCATTTATCCTTACGGCTCTTCTTCTCCAACAACGAACACCTTTAATGTGTGCGTAACGGCTCCGTCTTCAACTCCGCCACCCGCTGTGAACTGCACCAAAACTTACAAGACCACGATTGAAGGATTTGATGTGTACCAGCATAACTCGGGAGCCATTATGTTCCGCGCCAAGATGGCGATTGATGCCGATGGAAGCCCGCGCGCTTATGGTCCGAATGATTCGGGTTTGGATTACACCGCCAATGCCGGCTATCCCGGAAACTGGTGGGGAGTTGTTACCGATTCATACGGCAACCCGATTATTCAAACTTCGAGCGACCCGTATCCGGGATTATATGTTTCCACCACTTCACTTGTGAACAGTGCCTACTCTTCCACAAAAACCCAGCACTATGTAAACTCCGAAGTCGTTCCGTTTTTTGTGCTTCCTTCGGCAATTACTTCCATGGGCGTGAAGTTGGGCGATGTGGCGTATGTGTACAACACTTCGAACGGAAAAAGTTGCTACGCGATTTTTGCCGATGGCGGTCCTTCCGGAAAATTGGGAGAGGGCTCCATTTATCTTGCGAATCAACTCGGAATAAATTCCAACGCGCGCACGGGCGGAACTTCATCGGGAATTATTGACTATGTGATTTTCCCGAACTCCGGCTACGGGCAGGGAACCATTCCCTCTGTTTCACAAATCAACTCCATCGGCTCCACAAAACTGAATGCCATTGGCGGAAGCGGAATTACTTCCTGCATTCCTGCGGCTCCGCCCATTATTTCCCAAAGAGACGCATCAACTGCTGAAGAAGAAAAAAATTCTCCGGTTGAAGTTGCCGCGGAAAATTCTCTTGTGGTTTATCCGAATCCCTTTGACGGAATTACGCTTCACGGAAAATTTTCGGTTGCCGGTGATAATGCAATGAGCGTAAAAATTTATGACATGACCGGAAGGGAAATTTTCTCCAGGCAACTAATTGTTTCAGTAGGAGAATTTACGCTTCCGTTTGATGAAAAACTTCAGAATGGAATGTACATTCTGCAGGGAATTGTAAACGATAAATCGTTTACGCAGCGATTGATTGTGCGGTAGGAAAAATAATTCTTTCAGAAGAAGCAATCGGCAATTCCGGTTGCTTCTTTTATTTATATTCTCATAATTTATAATTCAACTGCTTCACCGTTTTATTTTTCCATTCCGAAAAAGTTCCGTCAATAATTTTTTTCCGTGCTTCGCGCATGAGCGAAGCATAAAATGCGAGGTTGTGAATGCTGGCAATCTGTGAAGCGAGCATTTCATCCGCCATGTTTAAGTGGCGCAGGTATGCTTTGGAATAATTTTTATCTACGAAAGAAGTTCCGTTTTCATCTATAGCAGAAAAGTCATCTTTATATTTCGCATTGCGGATGGAAATTGTTCCCTGCGAAGTAAAAAGCATTCCGTTGCGCGCGTTGCGCGTGGGCATCACGCAATCGAACATGTCAATGCCAAGCGCAATGCATTCCAAAAGTTGCGCGGGAGTTCCCACGCCCATTAAGTAGCGCGGTTTTTCTTTCGGAAGAATGCCGCAGACAATTTCCGCCATGGAAAACATTTCTTCTTCCTCTTCGCCTACCGATAAACCGCCAATTGCATTGCCTTCAAAGTTCATGGAAGAAATAAATTCTGCGGACTGAATTCTCAAATCTTTGTAAACGCTTCCCTGAACGATGGGAAATAACGCTTGAGCAAACTTCCCCCCTTCGGGGGGATAGAGGGGGGCTGTTTCATCAAATCTTTTTTTGCATCGCTTCAGCCAGCGATGTGTCATGTCCATGCTTTCTTTTGCATACGTGTATTCGCAGGGATAAGGCGTGCATTCATCAAACGCCATAATAATATCCGCGCCAATCGAGCGCTGAACATCAATGGCTTTTTCGGGAGAGAAAAAATGAGTGGAGCCGTCAATCTCTGAAACAAATTTTACTCCTTCTTCCGAAATTTTTGGTTTCGGCAATTTGAAACCATCCGGATTTTTTTTTCTCCGTTCATCACCGAGCGAAAAAATCTGGAAGCCGCCACTGTCGGTGAGCATGGGCAAATCCCACCCGATGAATTTATGCAGCCCGCCTGCTTTTTCAATCACATCAATGCCGGGCTTGAGATAGAGATGATAGGTGTTTCCCAAAATGATTTGTGCGCCAATGTCATCTTTCAGTTCGTGCTGGTGAACTGCTTTCACGGTGCCGCGCGTTCCCACGGGCATGAAGACGGGCGTTTGAATTTTTCCGCGAGCCGTTTCTATTTCTCCCGCGCGCGCTTTTGTTTCTTTATTGGTATGTTCAATTCTGAATTTCATTTTCCTGGTTACGAATGACAAATCTGTAACGAATTTTACGAATCTAAAGATTTTTTCACTCGCGTATGATTTGTAACATTCGTAAAACTATTCGTTAATTCGTTACCGGAAAATGTTAAGAAGAATGTTAAAATCTGTAAAAGATAATTTACATCGCAAGAGCGGATGAAATTAACTTCGCCAAAAAAAT
Proteins encoded in this region:
- a CDS encoding T9SS type A sorting domain-containing protein, with translation MKKILSIIAIATANFCAAQITGGQFAPTNSQWLQESDIWQNPPPHLVTTYYQFILKNDTVINGKNYGRLYSSNTHLLDSSLSCYSFWNFIYYDSNKVYIGNNPDSMKLTFDFNLAKGDSFIFYTKYCLSQPSYKCAIDSVDTITLGSKQRKRIFFSAFYNNVQPHITWVEGVGDMRYGWYTDYGCLTYLVGFGDSFYLDCFTDNTQTTFGTCSYGSCSAGVEESNLNRELRIFPNPSNGIFVIQKGWKEINTIKVFNLLGERIYFASINSETTTIDLSNQKDGIYFVQIKTEDGTASKKIIIQH
- a CDS encoding T9SS type A sorting domain-containing protein, with product MKKVFSSYLLLVNSYMCFAQITFQKTFGGTDSDVGRSVVQTSDGGFIVTGYTWGFGNGGIDVYLIRADSNGNTLWTKTYGGTSDDVGYSVEQTADGGFIVSGFTESFGNGNRDVYLIRTDANGNMLWTKTFGGTLDEEGYSVRQTNGGGFIVTGYTDSFGGSFYQVYLVNTDANGNILWTSTYGDGNGYSVQQTSDGGFIATGYTGNVVYLIRTDATGNQLWTKTFGGPTWVNAEGNMVKQTSDGGFIIVGYRDTVTVPNYIDHVDVYLIRTDANGNALWAKTFGGLGNEFGYSVEEVNDGGFVVAGRTWSFGFGGWDVYLFKTDANGSNLWSKTFGGTSDDFCYSAQQTSDGGYVLTGFTENFGSGLTDVYLIKTDSNGNSYCNETSPNTIVVIPVTTVSAGSTQTNVSTIVTSPATIVSTGGVESSLCSNAGIGTDYSINADLNIYPNPVQNKFYLETTSKNKDEIEINLVDVYGTQAIENVKSNNQLTQITVSGLSDGIYFVRVKTEQGTATKKIIIQH
- a CDS encoding N-acetylmuramoyl-L-alanine amidase; amino-acid sequence: MKQALLFLLALPILAFSENKISSPENYSAYFEKAYQQYPSIPRGVLEAVAYTNTHIQNITHNPGDAESCAGLPYYYGVMGLVKDGKNVFRNNLVTVSQMSGIAVNDMLNDAEKNILAYAAAYAQAQNNFSPNGNLPNGKSTVESQLPVIIYLSELPNSGSLQDNFTMNTNLYSVLNFLNDKNNSKQYNFPQYSINLEKVFGKENYKVLSSSHIKASDYKITNENGNEYEYDNSIPQNNLKNDLPVTQSTDYAPAIWNAAASCNYTVGRSVAISAVVIHDTEGSYAGAIAWFQDCSSSVSAHYVLRSSDGQVTQMVLEKNKAWHVGTENGYTIGIEHEGYQAKTGWYTTAMYNSSANLVKDICNSGYGINPATCWNGPSCNGICLLSTSYRIKGHQHYPNSNHDDPGPNWNWYTYYNLLNGSSPPPSTAPANDNCSAAQTLTPGTTCVSTSGDVSGATQSGLSKASCDVYSGTPALKDVWYKFTATATTHTITLTPSSGMDGVLSLYTSCSGNQIGCSDNGGGPGGTEKISASALTVGSTYFIRVYSYGSSTPSTTTFNICITAPPASTAPSNDNCSNAIALTPNTSCVSTSGTLANATVSGLSKASCDASSYSSLKDVWYKFTATATTHTITCTPSSGLDAVLSLYTSCSGSQIGCSDNGGGPGGTEKISASGLTVGSAYYIRIYPYGSSSPTTNTFNVCVTAPSSTPPPAVNCTKTYKTTIEGFDVYQHNSGAIMFRAKMAIDADGSPRAYGPNDSGLDYTANAGYPGNWWGVVTDSYGNPIIQTSSDPYPGLYVSTTSLVNSAYSSTKTQHYVNSEVVPFFVLPSAITSMGVKLGDVAYVYNTSNGKSCYAIFADGGPSGKLGEGSIYLANQLGINSNARTGGTSSGIIDYVIFPNSGYGQGTIPSVSQINSIGSTKLNAIGGSGITSCIPAAPPIISQRDASTAEEEKNSPVEVAAENSLVVYPNPFDGITLHGKFSVAGDNAMSVKIYDMTGREIFSRQLIVSVGEFTLPFDEKLQNGMYILQGIVNDKSFTQRLIVR
- the tgt gene encoding tRNA guanosine(34) transglycosylase Tgt; this encodes MKFRIEHTNKETKARAGEIETARGKIQTPVFMPVGTRGTVKAVHQHELKDDIGAQIILGNTYHLYLKPGIDVIEKAGGLHKFIGWDLPMLTDSGGFQIFSLGDERRKKNPDGFKLPKPKISEEGVKFVSEIDGSTHFFSPEKAIDVQRSIGADIIMAFDECTPYPCEYTYAKESMDMTHRWLKRCKKRFDETAPLYPPEGGKFAQALFPIVQGSVYKDLRIQSAEFISSMNFEGNAIGGLSVGEEEEEMFSMAEIVCGILPKEKPRYLMGVGTPAQLLECIALGIDMFDCVMPTRNARNGMLFTSQGTISIRNAKYKDDFSAIDENGTSFVDKNYSKAYLRHLNMADEMLASQIASIHNLAFYASLMREARKKIIDGTFSEWKNKTVKQLNYKL